In Oryza sativa Japonica Group chromosome 1, ASM3414082v1, the genomic stretch cacagcatatggacggaagacatgacataatttccaacccatcctagccatagacaagagtaccgacccaaccccacctacggccggaacctccaggataggtaggcaggactgagcccctagcagcaggacaccagcactgtgccatgacatctcgactaccgggccacagctcgtgtagccttcatttgtcctagagatgtccatcgacccccgacttcgtccatctccatccgtgtacttttgtttataaccagactgagccacaaactaagccttacccactagacatgtggaagtacggtagtgccttgcaacagaggcccgaagaacggtccttatgtggccgaggtgctactatcaaaaccatgcaccccgagcccagcctaaaaccattttgagggttttgaatagagggggaggtgtgcatccaattccacaataatccaaccattccataatgtccaagtgatatgaatattcccaaagtctaaagttataaaaccacctaatgttgtcttattaatcagcgaagcatctacctaaattcatactagtggaaccatgagtagagtgcccactagttggggttttgtttattctagggtgaacaaggtaataataaaaatagcaataataaggtcataacaaaggtaaataggcatggctaaataaaacagtgataacgcgaaaatttaaataaagcgataatgcaataattttaaatcaaaataatttcacaaagtgggatccaatatgttcaaagatgatgtgacttgtcttgctcgctttcccaaacgtcggcttcaacctccacgaagagcagatcttccgaagctgcagcgtctacacgaccaacggaaaagaaaagggattttactctaataaactccacataacaagcaggaacaaagcaaaaaaatgggtttttgacttcttaaggaaaaattagagacttgaacggtccaattccgagttcaaatagccaagttatggccatttgaagtttatatgctctttaaatgaatatttacgaatttcttcatttaaattttaatttaaaaagggtttattgcgtcagccggggggagggggcgcgcggactgggtccacgggagtggggcccacgcggcagcctcacggtccacggtggaccgggtgcacccgggctcacaccggccggcgccgtgggccccacgcgtcagccgcacccgagggcgcgggcggctgacggccgggccccacgcggcagccactcggcgcgcccgaaggcggccacgtcggcgcggccggcgggaggcggcgcgcccgcgcccctatggtcaccggcggcggccataggcacggcggagcggcggccgagagaggggagggaaaggaagaaacgaggcggcggtccacggctcaccctaggtcgacggcgacgacgaaaaaggcggccggaggggtggaaggcggcggcgcggctcgggtggacttggacggcggcgctccggcgatcggcgagctcgacgagggggtggacggggtcgacggctgtgcggcgaagccggaggaggcgacgccggggcgggaggcggtcccggcgagcggatAGGGCCGGCCGAAGGTCGTCGgtgatggaggagagagagggcgacggcgcgagctcgattccagCGAGGAGAAGGCGCGGCAAAGGGTGGATACGGGTgaaggaggtgcggggagggtttaaatggggttggaagggggagagggcggccggtgGGGAAGGAATAGGTGCGGGAGGTCccgccgccatcaatggcgccggcgagatttgcgggagcaaatATGACCGTTTGAATgcaagagagagggaaaaatggggggaaagggagaggggatcacggggagtgattccccccaattaatttcacgcggggacgacgggaagcggcgggattcgcggcggcggcggcgctaggcgcgggcgaggcggcgggagcggcgggaggaaggggatgacgggtgggccccacccgtcagcgagggtggcgggcgggcccgcccgtcaacggcgcgcgcggggaggaggccggatgggccgcgggggagagaggagagaggggggagatgggccgagccggcccattagagggaaggaggggttttagggttttttctttttataaaatctttttaagtttgtttatttcttaataattattatttgtgctctgaaaattccactaaaattcatttacacattttagacttttaggaaatatacaaaaatcctccaagccttaattgacttttaactttgcacattttaatttttggaggctttcacaaggattttaattattctaggcataatttaaaggatatattttagggtcgttttgggacgcgacagttCTGCATGTgtgtttttattaaaaaaaagatctaATTAACCTTCTGAAATAAAATAATGTATCTaccgatttaaatgaaaatcgatgatCGGATTAGAGTACCACTTAGTGACCTAGAAGCATTTGTAAGATGTCACTTGGCGACTTAGAAGTATTTATAGGATGTTTAACGATTTTTAGTATAAAATAatcatttttctaaaatttctaagattttctttaatttaagaATGTCATATAGCAGCTTAGAGGCGTTTGTAAAATATTTAATAGATTTTGACATGACACGGgtgtgggagggagggagaggtttgggatttttttattaaaaaaatccaacaaCCTAAATGTATCCATCAATTTATATAGAAATCGATGATCAGTTgctatatatttttaagattttctaTTACTTTATCTAATTTAATTGCACCACGTAGGGAGAGCTGCCGGGACTAGTAGTTGGTctatttatgattttttttacttgtaaaaaattttgattttaattTCTCATGAAATAGAAAATAACATAGGAAGGAAAAGAAGGAAGCACGTACAGGACGTACGTTTATTCGTTAGTATGATTGctatatattgtttttttttacgttGTTGGTTCCGGATGTGATTTTATTCTTTTACAAAATAGATCTAACCATCCAAAACAATGGATCCACTGACCTAAATAAAAATAGAAAGTTAGATTTGGGTGTCACTTGAtgacttgagagcgtttataagGTGCCACTTGATAGTTTGATAGTATTTATAtgaagtttaatggatttttattatataattgataagcatacatattttttattgtttaggTAGTAATATTTGCCTCGTAGAAAACAAAAAACCAACATAAATACAAGTTATTGGATATAGTGATTTCTAGTCTTGAAAAAATTAAGTGATTGATCAATAAGAATAAGTGAGTCAATTGACAAATACTAGCTAGCAACCAGACaggaagaaattaattaaagctCTTAATCCTAGATTTAATTGTAATTATTATTCACAAGATGGTGTGGTAATATCCCATATTTCCAAAGGTTTCGGAGGAACCAAACGTGGTAAACCGAATCACCACGGCTTTCTGGGAGCTTCAGCTTCCGGCATGCTCAGACGAGCCAATTAGCTCCGGTACCCCTTCTTCCCCATCATCGCCGCCGACGAAAGAAACTGGAGACGCCAACACCGTGGTCATCGACGACCTCTTCCTCGCCCACAGCGATGCGATACTACCAGCAGGAGGAGATCAAAAAGAAGAACATCAGCTAGGCGACGACCTCGGGCAACAACAAGCAGCCACCGCCATGGAGATCGACGACGATGTGATCTACAGCCTGATCAGGAACTGGGATaacgacagcagcagcagctggatcGAGCTCCTGGACCACGCCATTGTCTCTCCCGCCTCGTGCTTTGTGCCTTGGAAGAGAACGGAGCTGGACAaggaggcggtggccggcggggaggcggcgcaGAGGTTGCTGAAGAAagtcgtgggcggcggcggcgcatggatGAATCGTGCCGCTGGTAGCTGCAGCATCAAGAACCATGTCATGTCCGAGAGAAGGCGCCGGGAGAAGCTGAATGAGATGTTCCTCATTCTCAAATCACTGGTCCCGTCCATCGACAAGGTAGCTACCTAGCTTACTGCTTAATAATTTATAAGTAGTAGACCAACTTGTCATTGATATTTCATGATGAAATTCAAGTTACTTTTATATACTCATTACTATGTACTGACATAACTGTTACTTATTTAATTTCAGGTGGACAAAGCATCCATCCTTTCAGAGACGATAGCCTACCTCAAGGAGCTGGAGAGGAGGGTGCAAGAGCTCGAGTCCGGGAAGAAGGTGTCTAGGCCGGCCAAGAGGAAGCCATGCTCAGAGACGATcatcggtggtggcggcggcggcggcggtgctggagCTGTTAAAGAGCACCACCACTGGGTGCTCTCCGAGTCCCAGGAGGGCACCCCAAGCGACGTGCGTGTGATCGTCATGGACAAGGATGAGCTGCACCTCGAGGTGCAGTGTCGGTGGAAGGAGCTGATGATGACAAGGGTGTTCGACGCCATCAAGAGCCTCCGTCTTGATGTTGTCTCGGTGCAGGCGTCGGCACCGGATGGTCTTCTCGGACTGAAGATACGAGCTAAGGTTTGTCTCTCTCACTCAATAGAAACTCCGTATGTTATATTATTAATGCTCATGTTTCTTAAGTAGTATAGCTAGTATGCCATAtccataaaatttataaaaaactgAGCACACATGGAAGagagcgagaaaaaaaaaagaaaaagagaaatgtTGACTCTAATGTAAGAGCTAGTTTTATACATGCTCCGAGGTATATAGAAAGATCAAGCACATAAgtgagaggaggaaaaaaataattatggcAAATATATTGTACTCTCGCCATTCAAAAGTACAAGTAACGCAAATACAAAGAAAGAATTGAATTACCTTCTCCATTGGATCAACTTGATGCATGCACGTAATGTGATTGGGGGGCTTGATGGTAAAGGatttaaaacaaataaaatttagatGAGAAAGATGTACTAGCTAttgtatacatgcatgcacgcctATGAAAAATTGGTtgtcttatattttggtacagacagagtagttagctatactataaaaatatttatgaagtTGTGcatattaattaagaaaataggtTATTTAAATGGGGATGGTTTAGATGAAGAGGTAGTTGAAGAAGCAACCTTAAATTTTTATAACACTAGAAGTTTAGCATATTTTGGGTTGGAGAGAGTAGAGGACATCATTTTAGGTTCTAAGTTTTTCAAAGTCGGTAAATATAACTATTCTTTTTTTCGCAAGAAAAATATAGAACCTTGATAGCTAGATTCTTCTGTACAAATTCAAAAGATAAAGGGCTTATTTTAGCGGTAAACCAAACATACTCTAACTATTATAATTTTACTAATTTTTAGTAATGTTAGAATCTTTTACTCTCAAAACAACACCAAAGTTTGGCAATTAAGAGTAtaagccaaatatatatgtttttttacctGGTCTACCAAACTTTGCTAAGGACCAATTTTGACTTTGCTAGAATTTTGTAAGGTTAAAATAAACcaaccatacatatatatacctaCGTTCATATACCCATAGTTTCACTAGCGCAATATCGTGGAAACTTTATTGTAACAAATTTGGCTACGCTGTTTTCTTATGCTTAGAACTTAGGTTTTAAATAATGATCACGACAAAATTTAATTAGTTTATGTTGATTTTATGGATTTAAAAAAGACAATCGTTAATGATGCTAGCTGTGTATAAAATGGAGCTTTCATTATTCATTGATGCTAGCTGTGTTGGTATTGTTTTGCAGTATGCCAGTTCTGCCGCCGTGGTGCCTGCGATGATCAGTGAAACTCTCCGGACAGCCGTAGCAGGCTACTAATGTTGACTATTCAGAGCGTTGTGGCGTTAATTTGTATTGGTCTGCATTAATTGTATTGAaaataaagaataaataattgtATTGAAAATAATGCTGGAAGCAGAACTACTCCAAGAGGATCCACGCCATCTTCATTAATTAAATTGTTCCATGCATATACTGCACAGACAACAGATAATGTATGTGTATAAGTTTAATGAATTACATCCAATAGCGTGCCTACAATACGACagaatgggtttttttttttgcatgcgggcgaacacgatcttcgcatgcggtcggCCGGCCCGCATGTAGGAAATGGTCTGCAAAGATCGCCATTTGCTTTGCGCATGCGGCCAGCCCATGCTACACAGTCCTTCTGGGTCAAATGACCCTAACTCTCTAGCTAATTTATATTATACTAATTAATATATCAATTAATAATTAGATACTTAGTATGTATTTTATCATGGTAATTTTTGTTTTGTGTTCGGTACATCCATGTATACATGTTAATTTGTATTTTAGTTGAGTTGTGTAGCGCGTGTGTGGTAGGTCTGTTTTTAAATTATACATCACAATTATCTATATATTTTCAAACATATATTTAGACATTTATAATTATATGCACCACACAATTTATAAATCAGGACAAATGCATGCGCTCGAGGGTTAATCTAGATTACGACGAAAACTATGGTCGCACTCACACCTCTCAAACGAATGTGCCTAACATAGAAAACATTGAGGCATTCCCTTTATTTCGTGGACACCTCCTTTATTTTACAAACAGATTAAAAAGAGACTAGCGGTGGGAGCGTCGGCGACAGGCACGGCTACAACGCACCTCGGCTCCTCCACCCAGATGGCCTCAAGATGGTCGAATCTAGTGGTCCTGGGATGACGACCCTAACTTCTAGTAGCGGTGATGGGGGCGACCGCCATGCACCTTGGCTCCTCCACCCAGGTAGCCTCGCAACGGCTAGCCGTCAACCGGATCTAGCAGAGAAGACTTGGGACAATGACCTCGATGGCAATGATGACTTCAACTGCTAGCAGCGGCGGTGGGGATGACAACTAGGATTTCTAGACCAGAGGCCGCATATCAACAGCGGCATCTGCTAATTGATGATAAACTATTAAGGGACTAATATGTTTATTGAGTGTCTAAGGAGGAGATTAgcctgatgatgatgatgaaggtgTACAATGAGGTTTCACTATGATGCAATCGAAGATGGCAAGATGGGTTAGCAAAACTTGGTGTTGGTATTTGTTAAGGCCATAGATAAattcgcaagcgcacggataccgctgtagcacttcatcTTAGAGTATTCTAATGATATCGAATCACAGGGAATGTATGAGTATAATCTAAGAACAAAATTCAACCAAGAATAACAACAAATGGTAGGCTTAAGCTAGAGAGGATTTCTATGTGTTAATTAACAAAACTTAAGTTAAGGTAAAACTCTATCAGTTGCTTTGGGCACTAGCTTTCCCTTGTATGCCA encodes the following:
- the LOC4323850 gene encoding anthocyanin regulatory R-S protein — translated: MMASAPSAQEEPLQPGTMQFRKQLAAAVRSISWTYAIFWSISTTRPGVLTWNDGFYNGEIKTRKIENNLVTELTAEQLLLQRSEQLRELYNSLLSGESADQQRRRPVTALSPEDLGNVEWYYVVCMTYAFRPGQCVPGKSFASNGCAWLCNAQSADSKAFPRKLLAKNASIQTIVCVPFMTGVLELGTTDPVSEEPNVVNRITTAFWELQLPACSDEPISSGTPSSPSSPPTKETGDANTVVIDDLFLAHSDAILPAGGDQKEEHQLGDDLGQQQAATAMEIDDDVIYSLIRNWDNDSSSSWIELLDHAIVSPASCFVPWKRTELDKEAVAGGEAAQRLLKKVVGGGGAWMNRAAGSCSIKNHVMSERRRREKLNEMFLILKSLVPSIDKVDKASILSETIAYLKELERRVQELESGKKVSRPAKRKPCSETIIGGGGGGGGAGAVKEHHHWVLSESQEGTPSDVRVIVMDKDELHLEVQCRWKELMMTRVFDAIKSLRLDVVSVQASAPDGLLGLKIRAKYASSAAVVPAMISETLRTAVAGY